In Gasterosteus aculeatus chromosome 15, fGasAcu3.hap1.1, whole genome shotgun sequence, a single genomic region encodes these proteins:
- the rcor1 gene encoding REST corepressor 1 isoform X2 — protein MPAMLERNPEAPGKRRGRGPTGSGSSGPGATATHVGKSLSGNGTSNSCWEDGSSGSSSDEEHGGGGMRVGTQYQALVPDFDPVAQAAQLRENLGMLVWIPSSFLNQTQLDEYIAIAKEKHGYNMEQALGMLFWHKHNIEKSLADLPNFTPFPDEWTVEDRVLFEQAFSFHGKSFHRIQQMLPDKAMASLVRFYYSWKKSRSKTSLMDRQTRKHKRERDDSDDEVEERNINPPVDFELVPNKDNKELSSGPERSEVKPAPGLKTGSKASQRLKKRPPKGMFLNQQDVVSLSSSSAQGLIRQLDCQLVSIKRQIQNIKQSNGSLKDKICSGVNEFRQPEVNQKFNTRWTTEEQLLAVQAIRKYGRDFQAISDVIGNKSVVQVKNFLVNYRRRFNLDEVLQEWEAEHGTDGGGRGRGGEEDKMDDKMEECTAEEEDFAATETKEDSSSPVDSQKPLPS, from the exons ATGCCGGCGATGCTGGAGAGAAACCCGGAGGCTCCggggaagaggagaggcagaggtcCGACTGGCAGCGGCAGCAGTGGACCCGGAGCAACGGCGACTCACGTCGGGAAGAGCCTGTCCGGTAATGGAACCAGCAACAGCTGCTGGGAAGACGGAAGCTCCGGCTCGAGCAGCGACGAGGAGCATG gtggaggagggatgCGGGTTGGAACCCAGTACCAGGCCCTGGTTCCGGACTTTGACCCGG TGGCCCAGGCAGCTCAGCTCAGAGAGAACCTTGGCATGTTGGTGTGGATCCCCAGCAGCTTCCTGAACCAGACTCAGT TGGACGAGTACATCGCCATTGCCAAGGAGAAGCATGGCTACAACATGGAGCAG GCTCTGGGAATGCTCTTctggcacaaacacaacattgagAAGTCTCTGGCCGACCTGCCGAACTTCACTCCCTTCCCTGACGAGTGGACGGTGGAGGACCGAGTTCTGTTTGAACAGGCGTTCAGCTTCCACGGGAAGAGCTTTCACCGCATCCAGCAGATG ttaCCTGATAAGGCCATGGCCAGCCTGGTGCGCTTCTATTACTCCTGGAAGAAAAGTCGCAGTAAAACAAGTCTGATGGACCGACAGACCCGAaaacacaagagagagagagacgacag TGACGATGAAGTCGAGGAAAGAAACATAAATCCTCCTGTTGACTTCGAGCTCGTCCCAAATAAAGACAACAAGGAG CTGAGTTCTGGaccagagaggtcagaggtcaaaccagCCCCTGGACTGAAG ACAGGCAGCAAGGCGTCTCAGCGGTTGAAGAAGCGTCCTCCCAAAGGAATGTtcttgaatcagcaggatgtcGTTTCTCTCTCGTCTTCGTCTGCTCAGGGACTCATCAGACAGCTGGACTGTCAACTGGTCTCCATAAAGAGACAG ATTCAGAACATCAAACAGTCGAACGGTTCTCTGAAGGACAAGATCTGCTCAGGAGTCAACGAGTTCAGGCAGCCTGAG GTGAATCAGAAGTTTAACACTCGTTGGACCACCGAAGAGCAGCTGCTTGCTGTACAAG CCATCAGGAAGTATGGGCGGGACTTCCAGGCCATCTCAGATGTGATTGGTAACAAGTCGGTGGTTCAGGTGAAGAACTTCCTGGTGAACTACAGAAGGAGGTTTAACTTGGATGAGGTCCTTCAAGAGTGGGAGGCTGAACATGGGACAGATGGGGGTGGAAGAGgacgagggggagaggaggacaagATGGATGACAAGATGGAGGAGTGTACTGCTGAGGAAGAGGACTTCGCCGCCACAGAAACAAAGGAG GACTCGTCCTCTCCCGTGGACTCTCAGAAGCCTCTGCCTTCTTGA
- the rcor1 gene encoding REST corepressor 1 isoform X1, with protein MPAMLERNPEAPGKRRGRGPTGSGSSGPGATATHVGKSLSGNGTSNSCWEDGSSGSSSDEEHGGGGMRVGTQYQALVPDFDPEVAQAAQLRENLGMLVWIPSSFLNQTQLDEYIAIAKEKHGYNMEQALGMLFWHKHNIEKSLADLPNFTPFPDEWTVEDRVLFEQAFSFHGKSFHRIQQMLPDKAMASLVRFYYSWKKSRSKTSLMDRQTRKHKRERDDSDDEVEERNINPPVDFELVPNKDNKELSSGPERSEVKPAPGLKTGSKASQRLKKRPPKGMFLNQQDVVSLSSSSAQGLIRQLDCQLVSIKRQIQNIKQSNGSLKDKICSGVNEFRQPEVNQKFNTRWTTEEQLLAVQAIRKYGRDFQAISDVIGNKSVVQVKNFLVNYRRRFNLDEVLQEWEAEHGTDGGGRGRGGEEDKMDDKMEECTAEEEDFAATETKEDSSSPVDSQKPLPS; from the exons ATGCCGGCGATGCTGGAGAGAAACCCGGAGGCTCCggggaagaggagaggcagaggtcCGACTGGCAGCGGCAGCAGTGGACCCGGAGCAACGGCGACTCACGTCGGGAAGAGCCTGTCCGGTAATGGAACCAGCAACAGCTGCTGGGAAGACGGAAGCTCCGGCTCGAGCAGCGACGAGGAGCATG gtggaggagggatgCGGGTTGGAACCCAGTACCAGGCCCTGGTTCCGGACTTTGACCCGG AAGTGGCCCAGGCAGCTCAGCTCAGAGAGAACCTTGGCATGTTGGTGTGGATCCCCAGCAGCTTCCTGAACCAGACTCAGT TGGACGAGTACATCGCCATTGCCAAGGAGAAGCATGGCTACAACATGGAGCAG GCTCTGGGAATGCTCTTctggcacaaacacaacattgagAAGTCTCTGGCCGACCTGCCGAACTTCACTCCCTTCCCTGACGAGTGGACGGTGGAGGACCGAGTTCTGTTTGAACAGGCGTTCAGCTTCCACGGGAAGAGCTTTCACCGCATCCAGCAGATG ttaCCTGATAAGGCCATGGCCAGCCTGGTGCGCTTCTATTACTCCTGGAAGAAAAGTCGCAGTAAAACAAGTCTGATGGACCGACAGACCCGAaaacacaagagagagagagacgacag TGACGATGAAGTCGAGGAAAGAAACATAAATCCTCCTGTTGACTTCGAGCTCGTCCCAAATAAAGACAACAAGGAG CTGAGTTCTGGaccagagaggtcagaggtcaaaccagCCCCTGGACTGAAG ACAGGCAGCAAGGCGTCTCAGCGGTTGAAGAAGCGTCCTCCCAAAGGAATGTtcttgaatcagcaggatgtcGTTTCTCTCTCGTCTTCGTCTGCTCAGGGACTCATCAGACAGCTGGACTGTCAACTGGTCTCCATAAAGAGACAG ATTCAGAACATCAAACAGTCGAACGGTTCTCTGAAGGACAAGATCTGCTCAGGAGTCAACGAGTTCAGGCAGCCTGAG GTGAATCAGAAGTTTAACACTCGTTGGACCACCGAAGAGCAGCTGCTTGCTGTACAAG CCATCAGGAAGTATGGGCGGGACTTCCAGGCCATCTCAGATGTGATTGGTAACAAGTCGGTGGTTCAGGTGAAGAACTTCCTGGTGAACTACAGAAGGAGGTTTAACTTGGATGAGGTCCTTCAAGAGTGGGAGGCTGAACATGGGACAGATGGGGGTGGAAGAGgacgagggggagaggaggacaagATGGATGACAAGATGGAGGAGTGTACTGCTGAGGAAGAGGACTTCGCCGCCACAGAAACAAAGGAG GACTCGTCCTCTCCCGTGGACTCTCAGAAGCCTCTGCCTTCTTGA
- the rcor1 gene encoding REST corepressor 1 isoform X3, which produces MPAMLERNPEAPGKRRGRGPTGSGSSGPGATATHVGKSLSGNGTSNSCWEDGSSGSSSDEEHGGGGMRVGTQYQALVPDFDPEVAQAAQLRENLGMLVWIPSSFLNQTQLDEYIAIAKEKHGYNMEQALGMLFWHKHNIEKSLADLPNFTPFPDEWTVEDRVLFEQAFSFHGKSFHRIQQMLPDKAMASLVRFYYSWKKSRSKTSLMDRQTRKHKRERDDSDDEVEERNINPPVDFELVPNKDNKELSSGPERSEVKPAPGLKIQNIKQSNGSLKDKICSGVNEFRQPEVNQKFNTRWTTEEQLLAVQAIRKYGRDFQAISDVIGNKSVVQVKNFLVNYRRRFNLDEVLQEWEAEHGTDGGGRGRGGEEDKMDDKMEECTAEEEDFAATETKEDSSSPVDSQKPLPS; this is translated from the exons ATGCCGGCGATGCTGGAGAGAAACCCGGAGGCTCCggggaagaggagaggcagaggtcCGACTGGCAGCGGCAGCAGTGGACCCGGAGCAACGGCGACTCACGTCGGGAAGAGCCTGTCCGGTAATGGAACCAGCAACAGCTGCTGGGAAGACGGAAGCTCCGGCTCGAGCAGCGACGAGGAGCATG gtggaggagggatgCGGGTTGGAACCCAGTACCAGGCCCTGGTTCCGGACTTTGACCCGG AAGTGGCCCAGGCAGCTCAGCTCAGAGAGAACCTTGGCATGTTGGTGTGGATCCCCAGCAGCTTCCTGAACCAGACTCAGT TGGACGAGTACATCGCCATTGCCAAGGAGAAGCATGGCTACAACATGGAGCAG GCTCTGGGAATGCTCTTctggcacaaacacaacattgagAAGTCTCTGGCCGACCTGCCGAACTTCACTCCCTTCCCTGACGAGTGGACGGTGGAGGACCGAGTTCTGTTTGAACAGGCGTTCAGCTTCCACGGGAAGAGCTTTCACCGCATCCAGCAGATG ttaCCTGATAAGGCCATGGCCAGCCTGGTGCGCTTCTATTACTCCTGGAAGAAAAGTCGCAGTAAAACAAGTCTGATGGACCGACAGACCCGAaaacacaagagagagagagacgacag TGACGATGAAGTCGAGGAAAGAAACATAAATCCTCCTGTTGACTTCGAGCTCGTCCCAAATAAAGACAACAAGGAG CTGAGTTCTGGaccagagaggtcagaggtcaaaccagCCCCTGGACTGAAG ATTCAGAACATCAAACAGTCGAACGGTTCTCTGAAGGACAAGATCTGCTCAGGAGTCAACGAGTTCAGGCAGCCTGAG GTGAATCAGAAGTTTAACACTCGTTGGACCACCGAAGAGCAGCTGCTTGCTGTACAAG CCATCAGGAAGTATGGGCGGGACTTCCAGGCCATCTCAGATGTGATTGGTAACAAGTCGGTGGTTCAGGTGAAGAACTTCCTGGTGAACTACAGAAGGAGGTTTAACTTGGATGAGGTCCTTCAAGAGTGGGAGGCTGAACATGGGACAGATGGGGGTGGAAGAGgacgagggggagaggaggacaagATGGATGACAAGATGGAGGAGTGTACTGCTGAGGAAGAGGACTTCGCCGCCACAGAAACAAAGGAG GACTCGTCCTCTCCCGTGGACTCTCAGAAGCCTCTGCCTTCTTGA
- the traf3 gene encoding TNF receptor-associated factor 3 has protein sequence MSAGRSADGREVQIPLQQVAPSLTPALSVASPVHRQVNPWPPSDTTPQSVPAGFLPLHKGFRDHFALTPEAKYCCETCSLVLCQPRQTECGHRFCQSCINDILSHPNPVCPADMEPLFKDKIFRDVCCHREIMALKVYCRSEANGCQEQMSLQQIPDHLNVCPFFEVPCPLGKCKERMMRKEIPDHLSWKCKHRETSCEFCMTKMPLTDLQKHKETVCPAFPVSCPNHCSVSSLPRSELSSHQNDCPKAQVCCQFQRYGCTFQGLNQDMRQHESTSAGEHLRMIANKNSVLENKVEDIKGELLERYKVLPALSSRLSELENQSDELREKNRQVEQKLATMQKLMSSHSEKLLEVELELRSLRVLRDEVENLRGTLENVRTRLNTLEQGGRSGTGSTTHTLATLENQLKRHDEMLSVHEIRLADMDLRFQVLETASYNGTLIWKIRDYKRRKQEAVGAKTLSLYSQPFYTGYFGYKMCARVYLNGDGMGKGTHLSLFFVVMRGEYDALLPWPFKQKVTLMLMDQGPLRKHLGDAFKPDPNSSSFRRPAAEMNIASGCPLFVSQSVLETGTYIKDDTIFIKVTVDTSDLPDP, from the exons ATGTCAGCGGGGCGGAGTGCTGACGGGAGGGAGGTGCAGATTCccctccagcaggtggcgccCTCCCTGACCCCGGCCCTCTCAGTGGCTTCGCCCGTTCACCGCCAAGTCAACCCCTGGCCCCCCAGCGACACCACGCCTCAAA GTGTCCCTGCAGGGTTCTTACCTCTGCACAAAGGATTCAGAGACCACTTTGCATTGACTCCAGAAGCTAAATACTGCTGTGAGACCTGCAGCCTGGTCCTCTGTCAGCCCCGCCAGACGGAATGTGGACACCGCTTCTGTCAGAGCTGCATCAACGACATTCTCAG TCATCCTAACCCGGTGTGTCCAGCTGACATGGAGCCTCTCTTCAAAGACAAG atcttcagagacGTCTGCTGCCATCGTGAGATCATGGCTCTGAAAGTTTATTGTCGCAGTGAAGCCAACGGCTGTCAGGAGCAGATGAGTCTGCAGCAGATAcct gacCACCTGAATGTGTGTCCTTTCTTCGAGGTACCTTGTCCTTTGGGTAAATGTAAGGAGCGAATGATGAGGAAAGAGATTCCCGACCATCTGAGCtggaaatgtaaacacagagagACCAGCTGCGAGTTCTGTATGACAAAGATGCCTTTGACTGACCTGCAG aaacacaaagagacggTGTGTCCAGCTTTCCCTGTGTCGTGTCCAAACCACTGCTCCGTCTCGTCCCTCCCCCGGAGTGAG CTGTCCAGCCACCAGAACGACTGTCCCAAAGCTCAGGTGTGCTGTCAATTCCAGCGCTATGGCTGCACCTTCCAG GGTCTGAACCAGGATATGAGGCAACATGAGTCCACCTCGGCAGGCGAACACCTACGAATGATAGCCAACAAAAACTCTGTGTTAGAGAACAag GTGGAGGACATTAAAGGGGAGCTACTAGAGAGGTACAAGGTGCTTCCTGCTCTCAGCAGTCGACTTTCTGAACTGGAGAACCAGAGCGACgagctgagggagaagaacCGACAGGTGGAACAGAAGCTGGCCACTATGCAG AAACTAATGAGCTCTCACTCTGAGAAGCTCCTGGAGGTGGAACTGGAGCTTCGATCTCTCCGTGTCCTCAGAGATGAGGTGGAAAACTTGAGGGGAACGCTTGAGAATGTCCGGACAAGACTGAACACTCTGGAACAAGGGGGGCGCAGCGGGACTGGATCCACAACACACACTCTGG CAACCCTGGAGAATCAGCTAAAGCGACATGATGAAATGCTGAGTGTCCATGAGATCCGACTAGCCGACATGGACCTGCGTTTCCAGGTGCTGGAGACGGCGAGTTACAACGGAACCCTGATCTGGAAGATCCGTGACTACAAGAGAAGGAAACAAGAAGCTGTGGGGGCAAAGACACTCTCGCTCTACTCGCAGCCATTTTACACCGGTTACTTTGGATACAAGATGTGCGCCCGCGTCTACCTGAACGGAGACGGCATGGGCAAGGGGACACACCTGTCCCTGTTCTTTGTGGTGATGAGAGGCGAGTACGACGCCCTGCTGCCCTGGCCCTTCAAACAGAAG GTGACTCTAATGCTCATGGACCAGGGCCCGTTAAGGAAACACTTGGGCGATGCCTTCAAGCCGGatccaaacagcagcagcttcaggcgTCCTGCAGCTGAGATGAACATTGCCTCCGGCTGtcctctgtttgtctctcagaGTGTTCTTGAGACTGGCACCTACATCAAAGACGACACCATCTTCATCAAG GTTACAGTGGATACCTCTGACCTTCCTGATCCGTGA